TAGTAATTGCTGTTTCCAGTCTGCCCGTTTATGTCTATCTGTCTCAGTACTTGCCAAGCCATTTTTGCCCACTAGATCATAGTGAATAAGGTGGGACAGaagttaaaaatgtttgtgtctACGTGGGAGTATGTGAGGAGTACTTAAGAGATTACAAATTCACAACTGACAATCTAGTCCCTGGACAAAACAGTATATTTACGAGAACAAAAACCCagataaattacataaaataaaggtggaaagaaatatttatatagAGGTCAAGTGGTCAGGTTGAGTCATAAGAAATATAAGCTATGTATATAATTGCAAGTGTGGTGCCACATGAAGAAATGTCCAGTGAGGCAAATACAAACTGTGAAAACGAAATATCAGAAATATGCTGTGCAATTCAAATCTCAGTCAAAACTTATTAAAACGTTTGTGGAATTACATTcagctgtgttttattatttcattgttcattattatattataataaaactttttttttttttacttaaatgcTGGGTTCAGTCTTTTAGGTTATTTTGctatgttattattaatatttttacgtAGGTGCTGGAGAGTATGAATggcatggtaacactttacaatagggttcattagttaactacattagttaacatgaactaaaacaAACTTATAATGAACTGctcttatacagcatttattattctttgttaatgttaatttcaacatttactaatacattattaaaatcttgttaacattagttaatgcactgtgaactaacatgaacaaacaatgaacaactgtattttcattaactgacattaacaaagattagtaaatacagtaacaaatgtattgctcatggttagttcatgttagttaatacattaactaatgtttaactaatgaaccttattgtaaagtgtttatGACATTGTCAGAGATGGATTTCTCAATAAGGAGGTATGTCATAATTGAAAAGGCAGCCATAATTATAATTCAGTTACTAACTCAATATTCATGTACCTCACAGTATGTACGTTTGTGGAATAACATTCAGCTGTGTTTTcttatttcattgtttattattatactctaaaaattttgttgtgtttttacttaaatgttGGGTTCAGTCTGTTGGGTTATTTTGCtgggttattattatttttacgtATAGGTGCTGGAGAGCATGAATGACATTCCTATAtagtgcattattattattattattatttaaaaaatggattATGACTTCTGAAattcattaaatgtttaatctcaatcaacaatgtaaatgttttattaaaatgtttcactGTGATAACTTTGATATTTTATGAAACGGAGAACAGAATAGATCAGTGGTACTCAACTAGTGAGTTTGCAACCCAACAAAAATGGATGTGTCACGAACAGCAGGGAATAACCTGACAAAGCATAAATAATAGTGTATATTAaggatattaaaataaatcagctcagtaattaaaaataagtatgtaaataaataaatacttccTAATCAAAATACAGAAGTTTGTATTCATCTGTTACTTGGCAATATCACATCAAATTCTAATCTTTaccacacataaaaaaaaaataaaaaaaatccattataaTTTACCAAATCCTTCCAGTGCAATTCCGAACAGAAACAAGAAGTAAAATAAAAGTGCATTGTTTTTCTAATGCACGGAGTTCGAGAGTGtaatatattgaatttaaatttttttaagaCATGCTTAGTCTGGTCAGTCTCATGCTCTCTTCAGTACATATCAATCATACCCTAACTCCGTGATTCTCTGTCTATGGAGTTCATTCATTGGCTGGACTGGAGGACCGTCCCATAATGGGCGTGATATTCTCAATGTGGGTTAGTGTGTCCATCCTGCACTCGAGCGCGCGACACAGTTCACCCTACGTCCAGACACATACATAGACTGCAGAGATGGATCTCGAACAAATGGGTCCCCAAACCTTCCTTTACGGTATGTAATACATTAAATACTTAACCTGATCCGTTCTGTGTCATACAGTCTATTAGATCATACGTATAGGACGTAAACGTGGCAATATGAACTTGTAAGTTAAGCAAACTGAGGATGGCGTACTGTGGTAGCTTGCCAGCTAGCCCAAGTTATATTATCAGACTCAAACTGCTTAAAAGcaaatgttgatgttttaaCCGGTGTAATTACATTGTATTATCTTTCTTAAATGCCTTGATATGGAGTGACAAACTAAAGCACGTGTACAGCATGAATTCGCACTAGCTAATCGATTAGCACAAGGTTAATCTCATAAGGATAATCAGCAGTTAACCTGACACCAATTTATGTTTGTTCTAGCTTTTATGATCAAATTAACTtatgaattaaatgtatttaaagcaACGAAAACGAAACCTTCACTGCTCATGTCTCCCTGCACGCGCTCTCTAAACACGTGCATTGGCCTTGGCGCTCCAAAATGGCGTCACTGTGCTACACGTGTTAGATGAGAAAACGCATTAAGTGTATTAATTTCTCTTGCTAGCTTGAAGCTGAAAGTTGTATTCTTCGTTATATCCAATAAGTTAATTGGATGTTCAGTATGTACTGTTTTTTCGTTTGTTTTCTTAACAAACATACCCtgttatttgatcaaattatACCAGTGCTAACGGGGTTGCAAACTATTGGTACCAAAAAAGAGCACTTCACAAATCTCGCCACGTGGAGTTTCTTGCTTTCACATAAAGTTAGTTATGTTGCGGTAATACACCGTTTGAAATGTTCTCAAATAAAACCGTCATGCAGTGAAATGACGGCTAGAAATAATACTTTAACgaatcggatttaatcaaaccGAGCGATTCACTGACTGATTCATTAAACCAAGATCCGTGTAGGGACCACGTGTCGACGTAAATGAATCACTGCATTGGTTTTGATAAAGAGTTGATCGAAAGTACCGGTTCTCTGAAGTTAGTTACGTTACACTACCCTTTATTAAAGGTGTCTTAAtgcttttaatttaatataaacttttgtttgtgtttacagGTTGTGAGCTCAAGGCAGGCAAGGATGTCAGTTTTAATCCAGAGGATGATGATTATGATCATCAGTTATCAGTCAGAATGGTATGTTGCATTTGCTGTCTAACCTCTCTGGGGTCGTTTTAAATGGTCATcaaagttttattaacatttaaatgttatacCTAAGACATTTGTTCCTGTTCCTGCAGGCCTGCGTTGATCCCGCAACAAAAGATGAACTGAACGTTGTGGAGATTGAAGGGCACGATTCAGAGGGTCAGAAGGTTAAAGCAGTTCTGGCCACACTCAAGCCTTCCACCCTCCCCAGTGTAAGCAGAGTCATCGTCCCTAATGAGCAATGTCATTTCACACATCTTTTGGTTAAGCTTGAGTTTATCTCCTGGAATTGCTCTGTTTGATTTTAACTATAGATGTGTTTGtatttcaggtgtgtttgggtGGGTTTGAGATCACTCCACCTGTTGTGTTCCGTCTACGTTCTGGTTCTGGTCCAGTTCACATTAGTGGACAGCATCTCGTCAGTGAGTACTTGATAATACTTGAGGAGGTCTATGATTATTTACTGTTGTCTCAGATAAACATGTGGAAAACTGCTTCAGGAAGCCTCACTAAGTTTCTTATTGAAATCTTTCTTTCAGTCATGGGAGGAGACCAGTCCTTtgatgaagaggaggaggaggaggaagaagaagaagagaccGTGACGACAGCTAAGAAGAGACCAGCATCACTGACTGCTAAGCCTTCAGTAAGttcttaaattaatttttaggaTTCATTATGATACTTAAATTTTGTAGCTGATTTTTTAACCAACTTTCATAGAAAAAAATGAAGTTGGAtgaacaagaggaggaggaggaggaggatgatgatgacgatgatgatgacgacGATGAAATTGAGTAAGTGTGGTCTTTGCCATCTTTAGTGTTATAGAAATAGcagctatttttaaataaaattatatttccaTTTTACCTTCCAGTGATGAagaggatgatgatgaggatgatgacGATGAAGAGGAAGAAAGTGAAGAAGAGTCACCTGTAAAGGTGAGATGAGTTCAggcaccttaaagggttagttcacccaaaaatgaaaattgtcatttattactcaccctcatgtcgttccaaacccgcaagaccttcgttcatcttcagaacacaaataaaagatatatattttgatgaaatctgagaggtgtCTCAtagaacaaaattaccacattcaaggtccagagaagtagcaaagacatcgttaaaatagtcaatgtgactacagaggttcaaccttaatgttatgaagtga
The DNA window shown above is from Ctenopharyngodon idella isolate HZGC_01 chromosome 10, HZGC01, whole genome shotgun sequence and carries:
- the npm1a gene encoding nucleophosmin 1a, producing the protein MDLEQMGPQTFLYGCELKAGKDVSFNPEDDDYDHQLSVRMACVDPATKDELNVVEIEGHDSEGQKVKAVLATLKPSTLPSVCLGGFEITPPVVFRLRSGSGPVHISGQHLVIMGGDQSFDEEEEEEEEEEETVTTAKKRPASLTAKPSKKMKLDEQEEEEEEDDDDDDDDDDEIDDEEDDDEDDDDEEEESEEESPVKEKKTASKPQTPAQNGKGPKPSTPAKQNKTPEKGNKGDKKAQTPKTPQSPKTPQTPRVFTVPEIKAKMMASVEKGVSLPKLQPKFENYVKNCFKATDAKVIEELWKWRQSVK